From one Pieris brassicae chromosome 5, ilPieBrab1.1, whole genome shotgun sequence genomic stretch:
- the LOC123709695 gene encoding glucose dehydrogenase [FAD, quinone]-like, which yields MKVKIPLKEKVSDQTKASRFAVFKRRGKKIKIHLIKIVSQGSSLICLTLAWVSLVWVTSLDLSISSFDSPVYPENDIHDGEMFEYIVVGGGAAGGVAAARLAQAARGVLLLEAGGTPGLLTRLPGIGGGLIGSAADYSYPTQPNGRSCLSSIGRFCRFSRGRVLGGSTAINLMMYTRGHPADYDFGLPGWTWPEIRPFFLRSEGLQNSHQLPMSSASYHNTDGVVPVGFFGDSENPWQVRVLKGFNSLNFTSNPDLNAESQIGVSRVLSFTSGGERVNTAEAYLRLPGVSPHLRLATHSTCLRVLINDVGEAFGVEIARNDRTYRIFSQREVILAAGAIGSAEILLRSGVGPADHLRRLNIPVRADLSVGEGLIDHVAPLLFISINEKAKSSIEMILSKLKEGIRWVAMREGPLATSGLSDLTAFLNTQCYDFKTKQLRNDGNQCERPTVQYIHSYFERGFMGTGRSLYEQVTRHEAAFVHQLEAVNERHALLVVTAVVLQPKSRGHVRLASTHTFQAPLISPNYLEDERDVEEAVRAIRILDDLTQTPEYRNYNASILRPKLPGCTMLESTDYWRCYVRHMTVSVHHATGTVALGRVTDERGRVRQVRGLRVVDAGLFPRPPSANTAAAVIALSERITQFIQQDNISVSHYIDRK from the exons ATGAAGGTGAAAAT tcCATTAAAAGAAAAGGTGTCAGACCAGACCAAGGCTAGTCGCTTCGCAGTTTTTAAACGGAGagggaagaaaattaaaattcacttaattaaaatagtatcCCAGG GAAGCAGTTTAATATGCTTGACGCTGGCATGGGTGTCTCTGGTGTGGGTTACGTCGCTCGATCTCTCAATTTCTTCTTTCGACTCACCGGTCTATCCGGAAAATGATATTCATG ATGGAGAAATGTTCGAATACATAGTTGTGGGCGGGGGTGCTGCGGGTGGCGTAGCAGCGGCTCGACTAGCACAAGCTGCACGCGGTGTGCTGCTTTTGGAAGCGGGTGGTACGCCCGGCCTGTTGACGCGGCTACCAGGAATAGGCGGGGGTCTCATCGGCTCAGCTGCGGACTATAGCTATCCAACGCAACCCAATGGTCGTTCGTGCCTATCGTCTATCGGCCGATTCTGCCGATTTAGTCGTGGCCGCGTGCTCGGTGGCTCTACTGCCATTAATCTAATGATGTATACTCGTGGGCACCCCGCCGATTACGACTTCGGCCTGCCCGGCTGGACCTGGCCAGAAATTCGTCCATTCTTCTTGCGTTCTGAGGGGCTACAAAATTCACATCAGTTACCGATGTCGTCAGCGTCTTATCACAATACGGACGGCGTCGTCCCTGTCGGGTTTTTTGGAGACTCGGAAAATCCATGGCAAGTTCGGGTCTTGAAAGGTTTTAACTCTCTGAACTTTACATCTAACCCTGATTTAAACGCTGAGTCCCAAATCGGAGTGTCTCGGGTACTATCATTCACGTCAGGCGGGGAGCGCGTTAACACTGCCGAGGCATACCTGCGGCTTCCCGGTGTTTCACCACACCTGCGCCTCGCTACACATTCCACCTGCCTTCGTGTGCTTATTAACGATGTTGGTGAGGCTTTTGGAGTCGAAATCGCTCGGAACGACCGAACTTACCGGATATTTTCACAACGAGAAGTTATTCTCGCGGCAGGGGCCATTGGTTCGGCTGAGATTCTACTTAGGTCCGGTGTTGGGCCAGCGGACCATCTGCGGCGACTTAATATCCCGGTGCGAGCAGATCTATCGGTCGGGGAAGGTCTCATTGACCATGTCGCGCCACTACTATTTATATCGATAAACGAAAAGGCTAAGTCATCGATCGAGATGATCCTTTCTAAACTGAAGGAAGGAATCCGTTGGGTGGCGATGCGAGAAGGACCTCTCGCCACATCCGGCTTATCGGATCTAACGGCTTTTCTTAATACACAATGTTACGacttcaaaacaaaacaattgagAAACGATGGTAATCAGTGCGAACGACCTACGGTTCAATACATACATTCGTACTTTGAGCGGGGCTTTATGGGAACGGGAAGATCTCTATACGAGCAAGTAACGCGTCACGAGGCGGCTTTCGTGCACCAGCTCGAAGCTGTCAACGAGCGACATGCTCTACTGGTCGTAACGGCGGTGGTACTGCAGCCTAAGTCACGCGGCCACGTGCGCCTGGCGAGCACACACACATTTCAAGCCCCACTAATTTCGCCCAACTATTTGGAAGACGAACGGGACGTTGAAGAAGCTGTGCGTGCTATTAGAATTCTGGACGATTTGACACAGACACCAGAATACAGGAACTATAATGCGTCAATACTAAGGCCTAAGCTACCAGGGTGCACAATGCTGGAGAGCACAGATTATTGGCGGTGCTACGTCCGCCACATGACGGTTTCTGTGCACCACGCGACAGGCACGGTGGCTCTGGGGCGTGTAACGGATGAACGAGGGCGCGTGCGGCAGGTGCGGGGGCTTCGCGTGGTAGACGCGGGGCTCTTTCCACGCCCACCTTCCGCCAACACCGCAGCCGCCGTCATTGCTCTGTCTGAGCGCATCACACAATTCATTCAACAAGACAATATATCCGTGTCGCATTATATtgacagaaaataa
- the LOC123709696 gene encoding bile salt-activated lipase-like isoform X4 yields MLRAVNDIEVCPQVSIVTGSVVGSEDCLKLNVYVPAKTVVRPRAVMVFIHGGAFIVGSGGRFIYGPEFLMKKDVILVTFNYRLGALGFTCLGLKEAPGNAGLKDQIAALKWVRDNISAFGGDPDNVTVFGESAGATSASLLMASNAASGLFKRAILQSGSAISNWAINREPVRVASLVASKLGFHSEDPHELYEFLNKTDYRDLVPVMHGKPEELFFETQLLHLPCVEEIIPGEMSVITDLPWNLIINKKNRVPVVYGTNSREGMFLTAEVDGSVEGRNGKYIVASDLSFSSVEEGMRVSRAAQDYYFGSDRISIERINNITDLYTHLYFEVPSILESELLLNASSEPVFNYIFDYSGERNLLKFRSSRSGGGEKGACHGDELFYLFDAAVLPFRLSDADRAMVDFLTSLWSNFAKYGNPSPAKQPSLVHWEPSHTGQLRFLHIGQVSHMGAMPNPSAYRLWRDIYLRYRKTYYKQPSILQPS; encoded by the exons ATGCTGAGAGCTGTCAACGATATTGAGGTTTGCCCTCAAGTAAGCATCGTGACGGGCTCGGTGGTGGGCTCGGAGGATTGTCTTAAACTCAACGTCTACGTGCCAGCGAAGACGGTGGTGCGTCCGCGCGCCGTCATGGTATTTATACATGGTGGAGCTTTTATCGTCGGAAGCGGTGGTCGGTTTATTTATGGCCCGGAGTTTCTCATGAAAAAAGACGTAATTCTCGTCACGTTTAACTATAGACTCGGCGCTCTGGGATTCACATGCCTCGGTTTAAAAGAGGCTCCCGGTAATGCCGGCTTAAAGGATCAAATAGCCGCTCTGAAATGGGTTCGAGATAATATTAGTGCATTCGGTGGTGATCCGGACAACGTGACAGTGTTCGGAGAAAGCGCGGGTGCCACTTCCGCTTCTCTTCTGATGGCGAGTAACGCTGCCTCCGGCCTTTTCAAACGCGCTATCCTGCAGAGCGGTAGTGCGATATCGAACTGGGCTATCAATCGGGAACCTGTTCGGGTGGCGAGCCTCGTCGCCTCCAAATTAGGCTTTCATTCAGAGGACCCACACGAACTCTacgaatttttaaacaaaactgaTTATCGGGATTTGGTTCCAGTTATGCATGGTAAACCTGAAGAACTGTTTTTCGAGACTCAATTACTCCATTTGCCCTGCGTCGAGGAAATAATCCCAGGGGAGATGTCGGTGATCACAGATCTGCCttggaatttaattattaataaaaaaaatcgcgtTCCGGTCGTATACGGCACTAACTCACGAGAGGGAATGTTCCTGACTGCTGAGGTGGATGGCTCTGTTGAGGGAAGGAACGGTAAATACATCGTTGCAAGTGACCTAAGTTTCTCCAGCGTAGAGGAGGGCATGCGCGTATCCCGCGCCGCGCAAGACTATTATTTCGGCTCCGATCGTATTTCTATCGaaagaattaataatattacagatCTATATACGCATTTATATTTCGAAGTTCCTTCTATTCTGGAGTCAGAGCTTCTGCTAAACGCAAGCAGTGAGCCAGTTTTCaactatatatttgattaCTCTGGCGAGCGTAACCTGCTAAAGTTTCGCTCGTCGCGAAGTGGCGGAGGTGAGAAGGGCGCATGTCATGGGGACGAGCTTTTCTATCTGTTTGATGCTGCCGTGCTGCCCTTTCGTCTGAGCGACGCCGACCGTGCTATGGTAGACTTCCTTACCTCCCTTTGGTCTAATTTCGCGAAATACGG GAATCCGAGTCCGGCAAAGCAACCTAGTCTAGTCCATTGGGAGCCAAGCCATACGGGACAATTACGGTTTTTGCATATCGGGCAAGTGAGCCACATGGGTGCAATGCCAAACCCCAGTGCCTATCGCCTCTGGAGAGACATTTACCTCAGATATCGTAAAACTTACTACAAACAACCATCAATACTACAGCCAAGCTAA
- the LOC123709696 gene encoding bile salt-activated lipase-like isoform X1 produces the protein MQWKQRVVLWSFVAASLVQQPSPEVRVSGGWVQGIISADGSFFLYTGIPYATATRFRAPGPPPKWEGMLRAVNDIEVCPQVSIVTGSVVGSEDCLKLNVYVPAKTVVRPRAVMVFIHGGAFIVGSGGRFIYGPEFLMKKDVILVTFNYRLGALGFTCLGLKEAPGNAGLKDQIAALKWVRDNISAFGGDPDNVTVFGESAGATSASLLMASNAASGLFKRAILQSGSAISNWAINREPVRVASLVASKLGFHSEDPHELYEFLNKTDYRDLVPVMHGKPEELFFETQLLHLPCVEEIIPGEMSVITDLPWNLIINKKNRVPVVYGTNSREGMFLTAEVDGSVEGRNGKYIVASDLSFSSVEEGMRVSRAAQDYYFGSDRISIERINNITDLYTHLYFEVPSILESELLLNASSEPVFNYIFDYSGERNLLKFRSSRSGGGEKGACHGDELFYLFDAAVLPFRLSDADRAMVDFLTSLWSNFAKYGNPSPAKQPSLVHWEPSHTGQLRFLHIGQVSHMGAMPNPSAYRLWRDIYLRYRKTYYKQPSILQPS, from the exons ATGCAGTGGAAACAGCGCGTAGTACTATGGTCGTTCGTGGCGGCGTCCCTGGTGCAGCAGCCGTCACCGGAGGTTCGAGTGAGCGGCGGTTGGGTTCAGGGCATCATCAGTGCTGATGGCTCCTTCTTTCTGTACACTGGCATTCCTTACGCTACCGCCACCCGTTTTAGG GCCCCAGGACCGCCGCCTAAATGGGAAGGCATGCTGAGAGCTGTCAACGATATTGAGGTTTGCCCTCAAGTAAGCATCGTGACGGGCTCGGTGGTGGGCTCGGAGGATTGTCTTAAACTCAACGTCTACGTGCCAGCGAAGACGGTGGTGCGTCCGCGCGCCGTCATGGTATTTATACATGGTGGAGCTTTTATCGTCGGAAGCGGTGGTCGGTTTATTTATGGCCCGGAGTTTCTCATGAAAAAAGACGTAATTCTCGTCACGTTTAACTATAGACTCGGCGCTCTGGGATTCACATGCCTCGGTTTAAAAGAGGCTCCCGGTAATGCCGGCTTAAAGGATCAAATAGCCGCTCTGAAATGGGTTCGAGATAATATTAGTGCATTCGGTGGTGATCCGGACAACGTGACAGTGTTCGGAGAAAGCGCGGGTGCCACTTCCGCTTCTCTTCTGATGGCGAGTAACGCTGCCTCCGGCCTTTTCAAACGCGCTATCCTGCAGAGCGGTAGTGCGATATCGAACTGGGCTATCAATCGGGAACCTGTTCGGGTGGCGAGCCTCGTCGCCTCCAAATTAGGCTTTCATTCAGAGGACCCACACGAACTCTacgaatttttaaacaaaactgaTTATCGGGATTTGGTTCCAGTTATGCATGGTAAACCTGAAGAACTGTTTTTCGAGACTCAATTACTCCATTTGCCCTGCGTCGAGGAAATAATCCCAGGGGAGATGTCGGTGATCACAGATCTGCCttggaatttaattattaataaaaaaaatcgcgtTCCGGTCGTATACGGCACTAACTCACGAGAGGGAATGTTCCTGACTGCTGAGGTGGATGGCTCTGTTGAGGGAAGGAACGGTAAATACATCGTTGCAAGTGACCTAAGTTTCTCCAGCGTAGAGGAGGGCATGCGCGTATCCCGCGCCGCGCAAGACTATTATTTCGGCTCCGATCGTATTTCTATCGaaagaattaataatattacagatCTATATACGCATTTATATTTCGAAGTTCCTTCTATTCTGGAGTCAGAGCTTCTGCTAAACGCAAGCAGTGAGCCAGTTTTCaactatatatttgattaCTCTGGCGAGCGTAACCTGCTAAAGTTTCGCTCGTCGCGAAGTGGCGGAGGTGAGAAGGGCGCATGTCATGGGGACGAGCTTTTCTATCTGTTTGATGCTGCCGTGCTGCCCTTTCGTCTGAGCGACGCCGACCGTGCTATGGTAGACTTCCTTACCTCCCTTTGGTCTAATTTCGCGAAATACGG GAATCCGAGTCCGGCAAAGCAACCTAGTCTAGTCCATTGGGAGCCAAGCCATACGGGACAATTACGGTTTTTGCATATCGGGCAAGTGAGCCACATGGGTGCAATGCCAAACCCCAGTGCCTATCGCCTCTGGAGAGACATTTACCTCAGATATCGTAAAACTTACTACAAACAACCATCAATACTACAGCCAAGCTAA
- the LOC123709696 gene encoding bile salt-activated lipase-like isoform X3 → MAPGPPPKWEGMLRAVNDIEVCPQVSIVTGSVVGSEDCLKLNVYVPAKTVVRPRAVMVFIHGGAFIVGSGGRFIYGPEFLMKKDVILVTFNYRLGALGFTCLGLKEAPGNAGLKDQIAALKWVRDNISAFGGDPDNVTVFGESAGATSASLLMASNAASGLFKRAILQSGSAISNWAINREPVRVASLVASKLGFHSEDPHELYEFLNKTDYRDLVPVMHGKPEELFFETQLLHLPCVEEIIPGEMSVITDLPWNLIINKKNRVPVVYGTNSREGMFLTAEVDGSVEGRNGKYIVASDLSFSSVEEGMRVSRAAQDYYFGSDRISIERINNITDLYTHLYFEVPSILESELLLNASSEPVFNYIFDYSGERNLLKFRSSRSGGGEKGACHGDELFYLFDAAVLPFRLSDADRAMVDFLTSLWSNFAKYGNPSPAKQPSLVHWEPSHTGQLRFLHIGQVSHMGAMPNPSAYRLWRDIYLRYRKTYYKQPSILQPS, encoded by the exons ATG GCCCCAGGACCGCCGCCTAAATGGGAAGGCATGCTGAGAGCTGTCAACGATATTGAGGTTTGCCCTCAAGTAAGCATCGTGACGGGCTCGGTGGTGGGCTCGGAGGATTGTCTTAAACTCAACGTCTACGTGCCAGCGAAGACGGTGGTGCGTCCGCGCGCCGTCATGGTATTTATACATGGTGGAGCTTTTATCGTCGGAAGCGGTGGTCGGTTTATTTATGGCCCGGAGTTTCTCATGAAAAAAGACGTAATTCTCGTCACGTTTAACTATAGACTCGGCGCTCTGGGATTCACATGCCTCGGTTTAAAAGAGGCTCCCGGTAATGCCGGCTTAAAGGATCAAATAGCCGCTCTGAAATGGGTTCGAGATAATATTAGTGCATTCGGTGGTGATCCGGACAACGTGACAGTGTTCGGAGAAAGCGCGGGTGCCACTTCCGCTTCTCTTCTGATGGCGAGTAACGCTGCCTCCGGCCTTTTCAAACGCGCTATCCTGCAGAGCGGTAGTGCGATATCGAACTGGGCTATCAATCGGGAACCTGTTCGGGTGGCGAGCCTCGTCGCCTCCAAATTAGGCTTTCATTCAGAGGACCCACACGAACTCTacgaatttttaaacaaaactgaTTATCGGGATTTGGTTCCAGTTATGCATGGTAAACCTGAAGAACTGTTTTTCGAGACTCAATTACTCCATTTGCCCTGCGTCGAGGAAATAATCCCAGGGGAGATGTCGGTGATCACAGATCTGCCttggaatttaattattaataaaaaaaatcgcgtTCCGGTCGTATACGGCACTAACTCACGAGAGGGAATGTTCCTGACTGCTGAGGTGGATGGCTCTGTTGAGGGAAGGAACGGTAAATACATCGTTGCAAGTGACCTAAGTTTCTCCAGCGTAGAGGAGGGCATGCGCGTATCCCGCGCCGCGCAAGACTATTATTTCGGCTCCGATCGTATTTCTATCGaaagaattaataatattacagatCTATATACGCATTTATATTTCGAAGTTCCTTCTATTCTGGAGTCAGAGCTTCTGCTAAACGCAAGCAGTGAGCCAGTTTTCaactatatatttgattaCTCTGGCGAGCGTAACCTGCTAAAGTTTCGCTCGTCGCGAAGTGGCGGAGGTGAGAAGGGCGCATGTCATGGGGACGAGCTTTTCTATCTGTTTGATGCTGCCGTGCTGCCCTTTCGTCTGAGCGACGCCGACCGTGCTATGGTAGACTTCCTTACCTCCCTTTGGTCTAATTTCGCGAAATACGG GAATCCGAGTCCGGCAAAGCAACCTAGTCTAGTCCATTGGGAGCCAAGCCATACGGGACAATTACGGTTTTTGCATATCGGGCAAGTGAGCCACATGGGTGCAATGCCAAACCCCAGTGCCTATCGCCTCTGGAGAGACATTTACCTCAGATATCGTAAAACTTACTACAAACAACCATCAATACTACAGCCAAGCTAA
- the LOC123709696 gene encoding bile salt-activated lipase-like isoform X2, with translation MQWKQRVVLWSFVAASLVQQPSPEVRAPGPPPKWEGMLRAVNDIEVCPQVSIVTGSVVGSEDCLKLNVYVPAKTVVRPRAVMVFIHGGAFIVGSGGRFIYGPEFLMKKDVILVTFNYRLGALGFTCLGLKEAPGNAGLKDQIAALKWVRDNISAFGGDPDNVTVFGESAGATSASLLMASNAASGLFKRAILQSGSAISNWAINREPVRVASLVASKLGFHSEDPHELYEFLNKTDYRDLVPVMHGKPEELFFETQLLHLPCVEEIIPGEMSVITDLPWNLIINKKNRVPVVYGTNSREGMFLTAEVDGSVEGRNGKYIVASDLSFSSVEEGMRVSRAAQDYYFGSDRISIERINNITDLYTHLYFEVPSILESELLLNASSEPVFNYIFDYSGERNLLKFRSSRSGGGEKGACHGDELFYLFDAAVLPFRLSDADRAMVDFLTSLWSNFAKYGNPSPAKQPSLVHWEPSHTGQLRFLHIGQVSHMGAMPNPSAYRLWRDIYLRYRKTYYKQPSILQPS, from the exons ATGCAGTGGAAACAGCGCGTAGTACTATGGTCGTTCGTGGCGGCGTCCCTGGTGCAGCAGCCGTCACCGGAGGTTCGA GCCCCAGGACCGCCGCCTAAATGGGAAGGCATGCTGAGAGCTGTCAACGATATTGAGGTTTGCCCTCAAGTAAGCATCGTGACGGGCTCGGTGGTGGGCTCGGAGGATTGTCTTAAACTCAACGTCTACGTGCCAGCGAAGACGGTGGTGCGTCCGCGCGCCGTCATGGTATTTATACATGGTGGAGCTTTTATCGTCGGAAGCGGTGGTCGGTTTATTTATGGCCCGGAGTTTCTCATGAAAAAAGACGTAATTCTCGTCACGTTTAACTATAGACTCGGCGCTCTGGGATTCACATGCCTCGGTTTAAAAGAGGCTCCCGGTAATGCCGGCTTAAAGGATCAAATAGCCGCTCTGAAATGGGTTCGAGATAATATTAGTGCATTCGGTGGTGATCCGGACAACGTGACAGTGTTCGGAGAAAGCGCGGGTGCCACTTCCGCTTCTCTTCTGATGGCGAGTAACGCTGCCTCCGGCCTTTTCAAACGCGCTATCCTGCAGAGCGGTAGTGCGATATCGAACTGGGCTATCAATCGGGAACCTGTTCGGGTGGCGAGCCTCGTCGCCTCCAAATTAGGCTTTCATTCAGAGGACCCACACGAACTCTacgaatttttaaacaaaactgaTTATCGGGATTTGGTTCCAGTTATGCATGGTAAACCTGAAGAACTGTTTTTCGAGACTCAATTACTCCATTTGCCCTGCGTCGAGGAAATAATCCCAGGGGAGATGTCGGTGATCACAGATCTGCCttggaatttaattattaataaaaaaaatcgcgtTCCGGTCGTATACGGCACTAACTCACGAGAGGGAATGTTCCTGACTGCTGAGGTGGATGGCTCTGTTGAGGGAAGGAACGGTAAATACATCGTTGCAAGTGACCTAAGTTTCTCCAGCGTAGAGGAGGGCATGCGCGTATCCCGCGCCGCGCAAGACTATTATTTCGGCTCCGATCGTATTTCTATCGaaagaattaataatattacagatCTATATACGCATTTATATTTCGAAGTTCCTTCTATTCTGGAGTCAGAGCTTCTGCTAAACGCAAGCAGTGAGCCAGTTTTCaactatatatttgattaCTCTGGCGAGCGTAACCTGCTAAAGTTTCGCTCGTCGCGAAGTGGCGGAGGTGAGAAGGGCGCATGTCATGGGGACGAGCTTTTCTATCTGTTTGATGCTGCCGTGCTGCCCTTTCGTCTGAGCGACGCCGACCGTGCTATGGTAGACTTCCTTACCTCCCTTTGGTCTAATTTCGCGAAATACGG GAATCCGAGTCCGGCAAAGCAACCTAGTCTAGTCCATTGGGAGCCAAGCCATACGGGACAATTACGGTTTTTGCATATCGGGCAAGTGAGCCACATGGGTGCAATGCCAAACCCCAGTGCCTATCGCCTCTGGAGAGACATTTACCTCAGATATCGTAAAACTTACTACAAACAACCATCAATACTACAGCCAAGCTAA